A stretch of Acropora muricata isolate sample 2 chromosome 7, ASM3666990v1, whole genome shotgun sequence DNA encodes these proteins:
- the LOC136924005 gene encoding uncharacterized protein gives MMPWIISVLLFLTCYEACVIDIDECYPGNECSVNALCHNLHGSYNCTCKEGYYGDGKNCRAGNSCKNIKEIVGEEAINGSHFLIQDGVKFEVYCHIESEDQVWTLIARFSNNDFLNWMRKKGQWWFNTETFVGQTANTSANSDLLSPAFWLVSGHEFKITRSDDPQHTALLRTSGDCLGGQTFRAKITSYGRFTNAQSWEEQRNVDGCRGSCNVSYTGRFEETVGFKQAKCSDRIQGADKIGFWCAIGSSGSVMMIGGGGEPCTLGDHGIGITSIRQRSFHHTASTKRNDFGDVATSSPETSYSLNLWIQ, from the exons ATGATGCCCTGGATTATCTCCGTTCTCCTGTTTCTTACATGTTATGAAGCTTGTGTTATCG ATATCGACGAGTGTTACCCGGGAAACGAATGCAGTGTAAATGCTTTATGTCACAACCTTCATGGATCATACAATTGCACTTGTAAAGAAGGCTATTATGGAGATGGCAAAAACTGCAGAG CTGGAAATTCGTGTAAAAATATCAAAGAGATCGTCGGCGAAGAAGCGATCAACGGAAGTCACTTTCTGATTCAAGATGGCGTCAAGTTTGAG GTCTACTGTCATATTGAATCTGAGGATCAAGTTTGGACCTTAATTGCACGATTttcaaacaatgatttcttGAACTGGATGCGAAAGAAAGGCCAGTGGTGGTTTAACACGGAAACTTTCGTTGGACAAACGGCGAACACATCAGCAAATAGTGATTTACTCTCGCCAGCATTCTGGCTGGTCAGCGGTCACGAATTTAAGATCACGCGCAGTGACGACCCCCAGCATACCGCATTGTTGCGGACCTCGGGCGACTGTCTGGGTGGACAGACATTCCGGGCGAAAATAACTAGTTATGGTCGATTCACGAATGCACAAAGCTGGGAAGAACAACGAAATGTGGATGGATGCAGAGGAAGTTGCAATGTGTCGTACACTGGGCGCTTTGAAGAAACTGTGGGTTTCAAACAAGCGAAGTGCAGTGATAGGATTCAAGGTGCAGATAAGATCGGTTTCTGGTGTGCTATTGGGTCTAGTGGCTCCGTGATGATGATTGGTGGAGGAGGTGAGCCTTGCACCTTGGGGGATCATGGGATTGGTATAACAAGTATAAGGCAACGTTCCTTTCATCATACGGCATCTACTAAGAGAAACGACTTTGGCGATGTTGCAACGTCATCACCCGAAACTAGTTATTCGTTGAACTTGTGGATTCAGTAG